From a region of the Pseudomonas fulva 12-X genome:
- the cysQ gene encoding 3'(2'),5'-bisphosphate nucleotidase CysQ produces the protein MSHPLLPGVLELVQRAGEAILPFWRQGVDVIEKADASPVTAADLAAHGILAEGLLALEPGIPVLSEEDADIALSERAGWSRWWLVDPLDGTKEFIADSEEFTVNVALIERGEVVFGVVGIPATGVIYHGGRAFGAWRIEPGKQPQAIAMRDASAAGLTVVASRRHGSVEQEQLLAALVARFGDVERVSVGSSLKFCQLAEGSADFYPRLAPTSQWDTAAAQGVLEGAGGVVLTLQGEPLRYEPRESLLNPFFLALPANAEWRELIVEEARALG, from the coding sequence ATGAGTCATCCGCTACTGCCCGGCGTGCTGGAACTGGTACAGCGCGCCGGCGAAGCCATCCTGCCGTTCTGGCGCCAGGGCGTGGATGTGATCGAGAAGGCCGATGCCTCGCCGGTTACCGCCGCCGACCTGGCCGCCCACGGCATCCTCGCCGAGGGCTTGCTGGCGCTGGAGCCGGGCATCCCGGTACTGTCCGAGGAAGACGCCGATATCGCCCTGAGCGAGCGCGCCGGCTGGTCGCGCTGGTGGCTGGTCGACCCGCTGGATGGCACCAAAGAATTTATCGCCGACAGCGAAGAATTCACCGTCAATGTGGCGTTGATCGAGCGTGGCGAAGTGGTGTTTGGCGTGGTCGGCATTCCTGCCACGGGTGTGATCTATCACGGTGGCCGCGCGTTCGGCGCCTGGCGGATCGAGCCGGGCAAGCAGCCCCAGGCGATCGCCATGCGTGATGCGTCAGCCGCTGGCCTGACCGTAGTCGCCAGCCGCCGCCATGGCAGCGTCGAACAGGAGCAGTTGCTGGCCGCGCTGGTGGCCCGTTTCGGCGATGTCGAACGGGTCAGCGTTGGTAGCTCGCTGAAGTTCTGCCAACTGGCCGAAGGCAGCGCCGATTTTTATCCGCGTCTGGCGCCCACCTCGCAGTGGGACACCGCCGCGGCGCAGGGCGTGCTGGAAGGCGCAGGCGGCGTGGTGCTGACGCTGCAGGGTGAGCCGCTGCGCTATGAGCCGCGCGAATCCCTGCTCAATCCGTTTTTTCTGGCCTTGCCGGCGAATGCCGAGTGGCGTGAGCTGATCGTTGAAGAGGCACGGGCGCTGGGGTAG
- the nudE gene encoding ADP compounds hydrolase NudE — MRQKPTVIAREIVASSRLFRVEEIQLRFSNGAERTYERLVGRGTGHGAVMIVAMADDEHVLLVEEYCGGTGEYELSLPKGLIEPDEDVLDAANRELQEEAGFGARRLEHLTELSLSPGYMSQKIQVVLARDLYPQTLPGDEPEPLRVDKVSLRELSALIQHPQFSEGRALAALYLVRDLLEQRGELSR, encoded by the coding sequence ATGCGTCAGAAGCCCACCGTCATCGCCCGCGAGATCGTCGCCAGCAGCCGCCTGTTCCGTGTCGAGGAGATTCAGTTGCGCTTCAGCAACGGTGCCGAGCGCACCTATGAGCGGCTGGTTGGCCGTGGCACCGGCCATGGCGCGGTGATGATCGTGGCGATGGCCGATGACGAGCACGTGCTGCTGGTCGAGGAATACTGCGGCGGTACCGGCGAGTACGAACTGTCGCTGCCCAAGGGCCTGATCGAGCCGGACGAAGATGTACTCGATGCCGCCAATCGCGAACTGCAGGAGGAAGCCGGCTTCGGCGCTCGCCGCCTCGAGCACCTGACCGAGCTGAGCCTATCGCCGGGCTACATGAGCCAGAAGATTCAGGTGGTGCTGGCCCGCGATCTTTATCCACAGACTCTGCCCGGCGACGAGCCGGAGCCGCTGCGGGTCGACAAGGTCAGCCTGCGTGAGTTGTCCGCGCTGATCCAGCACCCGCAGTTCAGTGAAGGTCGCGCCCTGGCTGCCCTGTATCTGGTGCGTGATCTGCTGGAACAGCGCGGGGAACTGAGCCGATGA
- the dctM gene encoding C4-dicarboxylate TRAP transporter large permease protein DctM, which translates to MTIAFLFVALFALMFIGIPVAISLGLSGAMTILFFSNDSVRSLAIKLFETSEHYTLLAIPFFLLSGAFMTSGGVARRLIDFANACVGHIKGGLAIAAILACMLFAALSGSSPATVAAVGSIVIAGMVRSGYKKEFAAGIVCNAGTLGILIPPSIVMVVYATATETSVGKLFMAGVVPGLLLGVFLMITIYIIARVKNMPSLPRASMGEILTAGRKAGWGLALIVIILGGIYSGMFTPTEAAAVAAVYAAFVAIFIYKDMTVRECPKVFIEAGKLSVVLMFIIANAMLFAHVLTTEQIPQSITAWVVDQGFSPIEFLIVVNIVLLVAGTFMEPSAIILILAPILFPIAMQLGIDPIHLGIIMVVNMEIGLITPPTGLNLFVTSAVTGMPLTRTVRAVSPWLLVMLAFLILVTYVPYISLALPNWLGMS; encoded by the coding sequence ATGACCATCGCATTCCTGTTCGTCGCCCTGTTCGCGCTGATGTTCATCGGCATTCCGGTGGCGATTTCCCTGGGTTTGTCCGGGGCCATGACCATCCTGTTCTTCAGCAACGACTCGGTGCGTTCGCTGGCGATCAAGCTGTTCGAGACCAGCGAGCACTACACGCTGCTGGCCATTCCGTTCTTCCTCTTGTCCGGTGCATTCATGACCAGCGGCGGCGTGGCCCGCCGGCTGATCGATTTCGCCAACGCCTGCGTCGGCCACATCAAGGGCGGCCTGGCGATCGCCGCGATCCTGGCGTGCATGCTGTTCGCGGCGCTGAGCGGCTCGTCGCCGGCCACGGTGGCGGCGGTCGGCTCGATCGTCATCGCCGGCATGGTGCGCTCGGGCTACAAGAAGGAGTTCGCCGCGGGCATCGTCTGTAACGCCGGTACCCTGGGCATCCTGATTCCGCCGTCGATCGTCATGGTGGTCTACGCCACCGCGACCGAAACCTCGGTGGGCAAGCTGTTCATGGCCGGTGTGGTGCCGGGCCTGCTGCTGGGCGTGTTCCTGATGATCACCATCTACATCATCGCCCGGGTCAAGAACATGCCGTCGCTGCCCCGCGCCTCGATGGGCGAGATCCTCACCGCCGGGCGCAAGGCCGGCTGGGGCCTGGCGCTGATCGTGATCATTCTCGGCGGCATCTACTCGGGCATGTTCACCCCGACCGAAGCGGCGGCGGTGGCGGCGGTGTACGCGGCCTTCGTGGCGATCTTCATCTACAAGGACATGACCGTTCGCGAGTGCCCGAAGGTGTTCATCGAGGCCGGCAAGCTCAGCGTGGTGCTGATGTTCATCATCGCCAACGCCATGCTGTTCGCCCACGTGCTGACCACCGAGCAGATCCCGCAGTCGATCACCGCCTGGGTGGTGGATCAGGGCTTCAGCCCGATCGAGTTCCTGATCGTGGTGAACATCGTGCTGCTGGTCGCCGGGACCTTCATGGAGCCGTCGGCGATCATTCTGATCCTGGCGCCGATCCTGTTCCCGATCGCCATGCAGCTGGGCATCGACCCGATCCACCTGGGCATCATCATGGTGGTGAACATGGAAATCGGCCTGATCACGCCGCCGACCGGGCTCAACCTGTTCGTCACCTCGGCGGTCACCGGCATGCCGCTGACCCGCACGGTGCGCGCGGTCTCGCCATGGCTCTTGGTGATGCTGGCGTTCCTGATCCTGGTGACGTACGTGCCGTACATCTCCCTGGCACTGCCGAACTGGCTGGGGATGAGTTGA
- a CDS encoding beta-ketoacyl synthase: MKSRLPVIVGFGGYNAAGRSSFHHGFRRTVIESLDEQARQETLTGLAVMTKLVRVVDGRYQSQDGEALSPADIERRYGAQILASTLVRRIEKQHLDPDAAHWHKSIAVGGEAGSLTFVSSRKQLPEPLPANWTVEELGGNDVRVTLHDSCEFKVDSYRALPVKSAGQLPTGFEPGELYNSRFHPRGLQMAVVGVTDALRATGVPWQTIVDHVAPDEIAVFAGSIMSQLDENGFGGLMQSRLKGHRVSSKQLALGLNTMPADFINAYVLGSVGTTGSVTGACATFLYNLQKGIEQINAGKARVVIVGNSEAPINAECIEGYGAMGALATEDGLRLIEGKDDVDFRRASRPFGENCGFTLSEACQFVVLMDDELALQLGADIHGAATDVFINADGFKKSISAPGPGNYLTVAKAVAAATQLVGIDAVRRRSFVHAHGSSTPANRVTESELLDRVAAAFAIDSWPVAAVKAFVGHSLATASGDQVISALGTFKYGIIPGIKTIDEVAADVHQQHLSISNVDRHDQRMDVCFINSKGFGGNNASAVVLAPHVVERMLRKRHGEAAFSAYQQRREQTRANAQAYDEQATKGQLEIIYNFGNDLIDDTEIAIDDAQIKVPGFAQPLLYKQDDRYSDMLD, translated from the coding sequence GTGAAGTCTCGTTTGCCTGTGATCGTCGGTTTCGGTGGCTACAACGCCGCTGGCCGTAGCTCCTTCCACCACGGTTTCCGCCGTACGGTGATCGAATCGCTGGACGAACAGGCACGTCAGGAAACTCTTACCGGCCTCGCGGTAATGACCAAGCTGGTGCGCGTGGTGGATGGCCGTTACCAGAGTCAGGACGGCGAAGCCCTGTCCCCTGCCGACATCGAGCGCCGCTACGGCGCGCAGATTCTCGCCTCAACCCTGGTGCGCCGCATCGAAAAGCAGCACCTGGATCCCGATGCCGCCCACTGGCACAAGAGCATCGCCGTGGGTGGCGAAGCCGGCAGCCTGACCTTCGTCAGCAGCCGCAAGCAGTTGCCCGAGCCGCTGCCAGCCAACTGGACGGTCGAGGAGCTCGGCGGCAACGACGTGCGCGTCACCCTACATGACAGCTGTGAATTCAAGGTCGACAGCTACCGCGCGCTGCCGGTGAAATCTGCTGGTCAGCTGCCCACCGGCTTCGAGCCCGGCGAGCTGTACAACTCGCGCTTCCACCCCCGCGGCCTGCAGATGGCCGTGGTCGGCGTGACCGACGCACTGCGCGCCACCGGCGTGCCGTGGCAAACCATCGTCGACCACGTGGCGCCGGACGAAATCGCGGTGTTCGCCGGCAGCATCATGAGCCAGCTCGACGAAAACGGTTTCGGCGGCCTCATGCAGTCGCGCCTCAAGGGCCACCGCGTCAGCTCCAAGCAGCTGGCCCTGGGCCTGAACACCATGCCGGCCGACTTCATCAACGCCTATGTGCTGGGCAGCGTCGGCACCACCGGCAGCGTCACCGGGGCCTGCGCGACCTTCCTGTATAACCTGCAGAAGGGCATCGAGCAGATCAACGCCGGCAAGGCCCGCGTAGTGATCGTCGGCAACAGCGAAGCACCGATCAACGCCGAGTGCATCGAGGGTTATGGCGCCATGGGCGCCCTGGCCACCGAAGACGGCCTGCGCCTGATCGAAGGCAAGGACGACGTCGACTTCCGCCGCGCCAGCCGGCCGTTCGGCGAGAACTGCGGTTTCACCCTGTCCGAAGCCTGCCAGTTCGTGGTGCTGATGGACGACGAGCTGGCCCTGCAGTTGGGCGCCGATATCCATGGCGCCGCCACCGACGTGTTCATCAACGCCGACGGCTTCAAGAAATCCATTTCCGCGCCCGGCCCGGGCAACTACCTGACCGTCGCCAAGGCCGTCGCTGCCGCCACACAACTGGTCGGTATCGACGCCGTGCGCCGGCGCAGCTTCGTGCATGCCCACGGCTCCAGCACGCCAGCCAACCGGGTCACCGAATCCGAACTGCTGGACCGCGTTGCCGCCGCCTTCGCCATCGACAGCTGGCCGGTTGCAGCGGTGAAAGCCTTCGTCGGCCACTCACTGGCTACCGCCAGTGGCGACCAGGTGATCTCCGCCCTAGGCACCTTCAAGTACGGCATCATCCCCGGCATCAAGACCATTGATGAAGTGGCTGCGGACGTTCACCAGCAGCACCTGAGCATCAGCAACGTCGACCGCCACGACCAGCGCATGGACGTGTGCTTCATCAACTCCAAGGGCTTCGGCGGCAACAACGCCAGCGCCGTGGTGCTTGCCCCCCATGTGGTCGAGCGCATGCTGCGCAAGCGCCATGGCGAGGCGGCGTTCAGCGCCTACCAGCAGCGCCGCGAACAGACCCGCGCCAACGCCCAGGCCTACGACGAGCAGGCGACCAAGGGTCAGCTGGAGATCATCTACAACTTCGGCAATGACCTGATCGACGATACCGAGATCGCCATCGACGATGCGCAGATCAAGGTGCCGGGCTTCGCCCAGCCCCTGTTGTATAAACAGGATGATCGCTACAGCGACATGCTGGACTAA